The Flavobacterium johnsoniae UW101 genomic interval CCGCCAATTAGTTGTAGAAAGAACAGCGTATTTTCGGGAATTCTTCGTTTATTTTTCCGAGCCAGATTTTTATCATAACCGGCCAGAATAAAAACGAATATGTTAACAACTAAAAAATAAAGTAAAAAAATTTTCATTGGCGTAAAATTAAAAACAAAGATATTATTTTAGCCAAATGTTTGATTAATTTACCAATTCGTTTTAACAAGTAAATTATATCAACTTATAATTAAGAATTTATTTCATTAAAAGTATGACTAATATTCAATTCATTGCCAAGTCTGTTCAGGCACCGGCAGTCAGTATTCAAAACACAGTAAAATTACTAGAGGAAGATTGTACGATTCCGTTTATTTCCCGATACCGAAAAGACGCTACCGGAAA includes:
- a CDS encoding DUF1294 domain-containing protein gives rise to the protein MKIFLLYFLVVNIFVFILAGYDKNLARKNKRRIPENTLFFLQLIGGTPGLLTAMFLFRHKTRKTSFIVKFILILLVQAAFIYLKLSGRI